A window of Cucurbita pepo subsp. pepo cultivar mu-cu-16 chromosome LG06, ASM280686v2, whole genome shotgun sequence contains these coding sequences:
- the LOC111796755 gene encoding putative UPF0481 protein At3g02645 isoform X2 — MAFNSKELHKTPHETNWVVHITELLQPNTLQTALQTPTSIFKLPNSITNSMPQAYFPRHIALGPYHHFTNELYQMELHKLDNAINAIESFKLPQLHQIAADLEQFDIKIRSCYDKFLDFGAEALAWIMLIDGLFLVQLLAISNHEKDELRTMCPDLYLPSPFPLFVEQKLYCSLIEANVMTQDELANDILMLENQIPIFVLKKILPQNLSNNLHLLFFKFCEVVSPKKLPPHDSPQLMRYRGYTDLYQILEQSHHLLHFLYLLIMDTSLSIDRPVGMALFRGSFLVELLNALASVLQIAFLQQLSEAVGLIQSLLGLLGRVGSSSSSTGEDMNSPPLIPSAEQLRRVGVKLEGNYEDFHESISNYVALMSGLITTIKDVKILKEASIIESHIGSEEEVVKLFDGLRSVLELKNMAEIQIVKDINSYYERCWKVKAKRFIQKYINPMLKVIVLVVVIFLIGVVVVRTFCGWFSCSRILHVVSGVSKD; from the exons ATGGCCTTCAACTCCAAAGAACTTCACAAAACTCCCCATGAAACCAATTGGGTTGTGCATATCACCGAACTTCTCCAACCAAATACCCTCCAAACAGCCTTACAAACGCCCACCTCCATCTTTAAGCTGCCTAATTCCATCACCAATAGCATGCCACAAGCTTACTTCCCTCGCCACATTGCGCTTGGGCCTTACCACCACTTCACAAACGAGCTCTACCAAATGGAATTACACAAGCTCGACAACGCAATCAACGCAatagaatcattcaaactcCCCCAACTCCATCAAATCGCTGCTGATCTCGAGCAATTCGATATCAAAATCCGATCTTGTTATGACAAATT TCTCGATTTTGGGGCCGAGGCATTGGCTTGGATTATGCTCATAGATGGGTTGTTTTTGGTTCAACTTCTAGCCATTTCCAACCATGAAAAAGATGAGCTTAGAACAATGTGTCCTGATCTTTATCTCCCTTCTCCATTTCCATTATTTGTTGAACAAAAGTTGTATTGTTCTCTAATTGAGGCAAATGTGATGACCCAAGATGAATTAGCGAATGATATTCTTATGCTCGAGaatcaaattccaatttttgTTCTCAAAAAAATTTTGCCACAAAATTTGAGCAACAATTTGCAtctcttgttcttcaaattttgtgaGGTTGTTTCCCCCAAGAAGCTCCCTCCTCATGATAGCCCTCAACTCATGCGTTATAGAGGCTACACTGACTTGTACCAAATTCTTGAACAATCTCATCATTTGCTTCACTTTTTGTATCTTTTGATTATGGATACAAGTTTGAGTATTGATCGTCCTGTTGGAATGGCACTCTTCCGTGGTTCTTTCCTTGTTGAGTTGCTTAATGCTTTGGCCTCTGTTCTTCAAATTGCCTTCTTACAACAGCTGAGTGAAGCCGTGGGTTTGATCCAAAGCTTGCTTGGTTTGCTTGGGAGAGTTgggtcatcgtcttcttccacCGGCGAGGATATGAACAGCCCGCCATTGATCCCGTCGGCCGAGCAGCTTAGACGGGTCGGAGTCAAGTTAGAAGGCAACTACGAGGACTTTCATGAAAGCATCAG CAATTATGTAGCATTGATGAGCGGGTTGATAACAACAATCAAAGATGTCAAGATATTGAAGGAAGCAAGCATTATTGAGAGCCATATAGGCAGTGAAGAAGAGGTAGTGAAATTGTTTGATGGATTGAGAAGTGTGTTGGAGCTTAAGAACATGGCTGAGATTCAAATCGTTAAAGATATCAATAGCTATTATGAAAGATGTTGGAAGGTGAAAGCCAAAAGATTCATTCAGAAATATATCAATCCAATGTTGAAGGTGATAGTTCTTGTTGTTGTGATTTTCCTTATTGGTGTCGTTGTCGTACGCACGTTTTGTGGTTGGTTCAGTTGCTCGAGAATTTTGCATGTGGTTTCTGGTGTGTCGaaggattga
- the LOC111796755 gene encoding putative UPF0481 protein At3g02645 isoform X1 translates to MAFNSKELHKTPHETNWVVHITELLQPNTLQTALQTPTSIFKLPNSITNSMPQAYFPRHIALGPYHHFTNELYQMELHKLDNAINAIESFKLPQLHQIAADLEQFDIKIRSCYDKFLDFGAEALAWIMLIDGLFLVQLLAISNHEKDELRTMCPDLYLPSPFPLFVEQKLYCSLIEANVMTQDELANDILMLENQIPIFVLKKILPQNLSNNLHLLFFKFCEVVSPKKLPPHDSPQLMRYRGYTDLYQILEQSHHLLHFLYLLIMDTSLSIDRPVGMALFRGSFLVELLNALASVLQIAFLQQLSEAVGLIQSLLGLLGRVGSSSSSTGEDMNSPPLIPSAEQLRRVGVKLEGNYEDFHESISFEKERREPCLKLPTIVINAFSEVVYGNLVAYEATTKLNPPCFSNYVALMSGLITTIKDVKILKEASIIESHIGSEEEVVKLFDGLRSVLELKNMAEIQIVKDINSYYERCWKVKAKRFIQKYINPMLKVIVLVVVIFLIGVVVVRTFCGWFSCSRILHVVSGVSKD, encoded by the exons ATGGCCTTCAACTCCAAAGAACTTCACAAAACTCCCCATGAAACCAATTGGGTTGTGCATATCACCGAACTTCTCCAACCAAATACCCTCCAAACAGCCTTACAAACGCCCACCTCCATCTTTAAGCTGCCTAATTCCATCACCAATAGCATGCCACAAGCTTACTTCCCTCGCCACATTGCGCTTGGGCCTTACCACCACTTCACAAACGAGCTCTACCAAATGGAATTACACAAGCTCGACAACGCAATCAACGCAatagaatcattcaaactcCCCCAACTCCATCAAATCGCTGCTGATCTCGAGCAATTCGATATCAAAATCCGATCTTGTTATGACAAATT TCTCGATTTTGGGGCCGAGGCATTGGCTTGGATTATGCTCATAGATGGGTTGTTTTTGGTTCAACTTCTAGCCATTTCCAACCATGAAAAAGATGAGCTTAGAACAATGTGTCCTGATCTTTATCTCCCTTCTCCATTTCCATTATTTGTTGAACAAAAGTTGTATTGTTCTCTAATTGAGGCAAATGTGATGACCCAAGATGAATTAGCGAATGATATTCTTATGCTCGAGaatcaaattccaatttttgTTCTCAAAAAAATTTTGCCACAAAATTTGAGCAACAATTTGCAtctcttgttcttcaaattttgtgaGGTTGTTTCCCCCAAGAAGCTCCCTCCTCATGATAGCCCTCAACTCATGCGTTATAGAGGCTACACTGACTTGTACCAAATTCTTGAACAATCTCATCATTTGCTTCACTTTTTGTATCTTTTGATTATGGATACAAGTTTGAGTATTGATCGTCCTGTTGGAATGGCACTCTTCCGTGGTTCTTTCCTTGTTGAGTTGCTTAATGCTTTGGCCTCTGTTCTTCAAATTGCCTTCTTACAACAGCTGAGTGAAGCCGTGGGTTTGATCCAAAGCTTGCTTGGTTTGCTTGGGAGAGTTgggtcatcgtcttcttccacCGGCGAGGATATGAACAGCCCGCCATTGATCCCGTCGGCCGAGCAGCTTAGACGGGTCGGAGTCAAGTTAGAAGGCAACTACGAGGACTTTCATGAAAGCATCAG CTTCGAGAAAGAACGAAGAGAACCTTGTTTAAAGTTGCCAACGATTGTCATTAACGCCTTCTCAGAAGTAGTATACGGAAATCTAGTAGCATACGAAGCAACAACTAAACTAAACCCGCCATGCTTTAGCAATTATGTAGCATTGATGAGCGGGTTGATAACAACAATCAAAGATGTCAAGATATTGAAGGAAGCAAGCATTATTGAGAGCCATATAGGCAGTGAAGAAGAGGTAGTGAAATTGTTTGATGGATTGAGAAGTGTGTTGGAGCTTAAGAACATGGCTGAGATTCAAATCGTTAAAGATATCAATAGCTATTATGAAAGATGTTGGAAGGTGAAAGCCAAAAGATTCATTCAGAAATATATCAATCCAATGTTGAAGGTGATAGTTCTTGTTGTTGTGATTTTCCTTATTGGTGTCGTTGTCGTACGCACGTTTTGTGGTTGGTTCAGTTGCTCGAGAATTTTGCATGTGGTTTCTGGTGTGTCGaaggattga